A portion of the Daphnia magna isolate NIES linkage group LG4, ASM2063170v1.1, whole genome shotgun sequence genome contains these proteins:
- the LOC116935007 gene encoding uncharacterized protein LOC116935007 translates to MKLSVFLLILVAASHQQYLGRNMFRLPWISTRFAQQQPIEYPYYYNPRYHDDSYSGPDATPVIIVNRVNEEHPRASTDRMMNTGDRSQQFDDMRVEPRVKNYGHRQQDLTFGNKPQNRFFFTKQYHPYKTATLTITSTCTAITFRTCVPRANFRPPLPFPIPDCRRKRQAESDLLEDDLDNQFAIDPSQVQLVMPTEQPMKVSFIHDGREITREIMSSKEEEGRGSRLVDASEMQMRNKKRFLYFGPSALVAGTTITSWSVVSTIITSTFVPAVPFRCLPPGFTICP, encoded by the exons ATGAAGTTGTCCGTTTTCCTGTTGATTTTGGTCGCTGCTTCCCACCAGCAATACCTGGGCCGGAACATGTTCCGTTTGCCATGGATTTCGACGCGGTTCGCTCAACAGCAGCCCATCGAATATCCTTATTACTACAATCCTCGTTACCATGACGACAGCTATTCCGGTCCCGACGCGACACCCGTCATCATCGTGAATCGAGTTAATGAGGAACATCCAAGAGCATCAACCGATCGGATGATGAATACCGGAGATAGGAGTCAGCAGTTTGATGATATGCGCGTCGAGCCCAGAGTTAAAAACTACGGACATAGACAACAAGATTTGACGTTCGGCAATAAGCCgcaaaatcgttttttttttacgaaacAGTACCACCCGTACAAGACGGCTACGTTGACCATTACTTCTACGTGCACGGCTATTACCTTCAGGACGTGCGTTCCACGAGCCAATTTTCGTCCACCACTGCCCTTTCCCATTCCCGATTGTCGTCGTAAAAGGCAAGCTGAATCCGATTTACTGGAAGATGATCTTGATAATCAATTCGCTATCGATCCCAGTCAAGTGCAACT AGTAATGCCAACGGAGCAGCCGATGAAAGTGTCTTTTATCCACGACGGACGTGAAATTACGCGTGAAATCATGTCTTCTAAGGAAGAGGAAGGACGTGGCAGTCGATTGGTGGACGCGTCCGAGATGCAGATGAGAAACAAGAAGCGATTTTTGTACTTTGGGCCGAGTGCTCTGGTGGCAGGAACAACCATCACTTCGTGGTCGGTAGTTTCAACTATTATCACCAGCACTTTCGTTCCAGCAGTGCCATTCCGATGCTTGCCTCCTGGCTTCACAATTTGCCCTTAA
- the LOC116920077 gene encoding lactosylceramide 4-alpha-galactosyltransferase-like, which yields MHTDDSVATLKPLDADIFWNFVPEEDDGVLTGSAFHFEKGHPIIRKMMTYLTSSYHPKEWAYSGPAMIQSVVLKYCRKKLPEPTYPLFLCPEIKVLPKKYLYPYKFADWKRFFLTNVSSSDPIFESYAVHPYNKLSKKEPILVGSDQLYSQIARVHCPLTYAHAVADLEVDFF from the exons ATGCATACTGACGACAGTGTT GCTACTCTCAAACCTTTGGATGCCGACATCTTTTGGAATTTTGTTCCAGAAGAAGACGATGGCGTTTTGACTGGCTCcgcatttcattttgaaaaagggCATCCAATCATCCGCAAGATGATGACTTACCTGACCTCTTCGTACCATCCGAAAGAATGGGCGTATTCGGGTCCGGCAATGATACAGTCGGTTGTGCTGAAATATTGCCGCAAAAAATTACCGGAACCGACGTATCCGCTTTTTCTATGTCCGGAGATCAAAGTGTTGCCTAAGAAATATTTGTATCCGTACAAATTTGCCGATTGGAAGCGCTTCTTCCTCACCAACGTGAGCAGCAGCGATCCGATTTTTGAAAGCTACGCTGTTCACCCTTATAATAAATTGTCGAAAAAAGAGCCGATCCTTGTTGGATCCGATCAGTTGTACAGCCAAATTGCCAGGGTTCATTGTCCATTGACCTACGCTCACGCAGTTGCCGATCTGGAAGTGGATTTCTTCTAA